One window of Quercus robur chromosome 12, dhQueRobu3.1, whole genome shotgun sequence genomic DNA carries:
- the LOC126710117 gene encoding probable LRR receptor-like serine/threonine-protein kinase At4g31250: MASNKVLVQQWLFMLFIMLVHVVATYGAMDNATQASLLKFRSSLSNATALSNWNDSINLCNGNKSDWAGVLCRNDVFYGLRLENMSLSGMIDIDALAEIPTLRSLSFMNNSFKGPMPTVKKLSLTRVLYLSLNGFSGDIPDDAFDGMNSLWKVYLERNEFTGKIPKSLVALPSLWELSLVGNQFEGNIPDFQQSQWRKFNLSYNNFVGPIPEKLSNLVNSSSFLGDKGLCGKPLDPCKPPTPKPKRHYLLTIGILVIVTAALALLGAILYVHGRRAKTSQYEMAHDQEEKAHKNFGYDVSLKEYQSAELRIPAGYRKGEHEKLFFVRNDRERFDLQDLLRASAEVLGSGSFGSSYKAVLLSGPTMVVKRFKQMNNSGKDEFHDHMRKLGRLSHPNLLPLMAFYYTKEEKLLISDFVENGSLASHLHGRRAPGQSGLDWPTRLKIIKGVARGLACIHKECPTLLLPHGHLKSSNVLLDHNFRPILSDFALVPVINKDHAHQYMAAYKSPEFTQTDRTSKKTDVWCLGILILELLTGKFPANYLKHGKGANVDLATWVNSVVREEWTGEVFDMDMKGTKDSEEEMLKLLKIGMCCCEWNVERRWDLKEAVEKIEELSERDVNEEGPYTSNGSEGDMYSSKALTEEDFSFLG, from the exons ATGGCTAGCAACAAAGTACTAGTACAACAATGGCTTTTCATGTTGTTCATCATGTTAGTACATGTTGTGGCAACGTACGGTGCTATGGACAATGCTACTCAGGCTAGCCTCCTCAAGTTCAGGTCCTCTTTGTCTAACGCCACCGCGCTAAGCAACTGGAACGACTCCATTAATTTGTGCAATGGTAACAAAAGTGACTGGGCTGGCGTGCTTTGCCGCAATGATGTCTTCTATGGGTTGCGCCTAGAGAACATGTCTCTTTCGGGCATGATTGACATAGACGCATTGGCTGAGATACCAACTTTGCGTAGTTTAAGTTTCATGAATAACAGCTTCAAAGGTCCAATGCCTACTGTGAAGAAACTTAGTTTAACAAGGGTATTGTATTTGTCTTTAAACGGCTTCTCAGGTGATATTCCAGATGATGCTTTTGATGGAATGAATAGTTTGTGGAAAGTTTATTTGGAAAGAAATGAATTTACGGGTAAAATCCCCAAGTCCCTTGTTGCATTGCCTTCGCTTTGGGAGTTGAGCCTTGTGGGTAACCAATTTGAAGGAAACATACCAGATTTTCAACAAAGTCAATGGAGAAAATTCAATCTATCTTACAACAACTTTGTGGGTCCGATTCCGGAAAAACTAAGCAATTTGGTGAACTCAAGCTCATTTTTGG GCGATAAAGGTCTATGTGGAAAGCCTCTGGACCCATGCAAGCCCCCAACCCCAAAGCCGAAGAGACACTACCTCCTAACCATTGGGATCTTAGTTATTGTTACTGCCGCATTAGCTCTCTTAGGTGCAATTTTATACGTACATGGCCGCCGAGCCAAAACATCCCAATATGAAATGGCTCATGATCAAGAGGAAAAGGCCCACAAGAATTTTGGTTATGATGTGAGCTTGAAGGAGTACCAATCAGCTGAGCTACGTATACCTGCTGGGTACAGAAAAGGTGAGCATGAAAAGTTGTTCTTTGTGAGAAATGATAGGGAGAGGTTTGATTTACAAGACCTACTTAGAGCCTCAGCTGAAGTATTGGGGAGTGGGAGCTTTGGGTCATCTTATAAGGCTGTTCTTTTGAGTGGGCCTACTATGGTTGTGAAGAGGTTTAAGCAAATGAACAATAGTGGGAAAGATGAGTTTCATGATCATATGAGAAAGCTAGGAAGGTTGTCACACCCTAACTTGCTTCCTCTTATGGCCTTTTATTataccaaagaagaaaaacttttGATCTCTGACTTCGTCGAAAATGGCAGCCTCGCCAGTCATCTCCATG GTAGACGTGCTCCAGGGCAGTCAGGTCTAGATTGGCCAACTCGCTTAAAGATCATCAAAGGAGTAGCTCGAGGCTTAGCTTGCATTCACAAAGAGTGCCCTACCTTATTACTACCACACGGTCACCTAAAATCTTCCAATGTTCTTCTAGATCACAATTTCAGGCCTATCTTATCAGACTTTGCTCTTGTCCCAGTCATCAACAAAGACCATGCTCATCAATACATGGCAGCATACAAGTCCCCAGAGTTCACACAAACTGACCGTACTTCGAAAAAGACTGATGTGTGGTGCTTGGGGATACTCATTCTTGAACTCTTAACTGGAAAATTCCCTGCAAACTATCTGAAACATGGTAAGGGAGCTAATGTGGATTTGGCAACTTGGGTCAACTCAGTCGTGAGAGAAGAGTGGACAGGTGAGGTGTTTGATATGGACATGAAAGGAACAAAAGACAGTGAGGAAGAAATGCTGAAGCTTTTGAAGATTGGAATGTGCTGCTGTGAGTGGAATGTGGAGAGGAGGTGGGATTTGAAGGAAGCTGTGGAGAAGATTGAAGAGTTGAGTGAGAGGGATGTGAATGAAGAAGGCCCTTATACTTCTAATGGTAGTGAAGGAGATATGTATTCTTCTAAGGCATTGACTGAGGAAGACTTCTCTTTTCTTggttaa